The following DNA comes from Nymphaea colorata isolate Beijing-Zhang1983 unplaced genomic scaffold, ASM883128v2 scaffold0695, whole genome shotgun sequence.
TCGTCAAAAATTTATACCAATCTTCATCAGTTGAATTCTGATGGAAAAGTTTCATCGATGGGTTaaccattttgataatatgtCAACCTCCATTACTTCGTGCCCGAAATTAATTCCTATGCATCCAACGAACAAAGTAAATATGGCCAATATAAGCAGGGGAAATAACATGGTATTGTCCGATTCATGCGGATATAGTAAAGTATGAgagtctttttgaaaaaatgagtacTAAAAGATGATCGCATGGTTCTTACATAACCggcaattttatatgtattagaaAACGAGCAATTGGAAAAGGAGGACTTGTCATTATTATTCCTTGTTGTTAAAAGCAAATTGCTGCTAACAGGTTTGGAACCTTCTTGCCCCCATATGGATATTGAATAGAAGGAACTATTTGTGTGTccgctgtaattttgaaaatgactacGTAAATGCCCTTCGAAAGTAAGTAAATACATAcgaaacatataaaatgcagtTAATCCTGCTGTGTAGAAAGCTATTATCGCAAAAATCGGTGAATACAACCaactatcattaagaatttCGTCTTTGGACCAAAAACAAGCGAGGGTGGAATACCACAAAGAGAAAGtgtacctaaaaaaaaagttgttttgtaATTGGCATATATTTAGTTAAACCGCCCATAAGAACCATGTTCTGACTCTTAGTCGGAGAATACCCAATAATGGGTTCCATGGAATGAATGATTGATCCAGACCCTAAAAACAATAATGCTTTAGAATAAGCATGAGTGATCAAATGGAATAAAGCGGCTCGATAAGAACCTATACCCAAAGCTAACATAATGTATCCCAATTGAGACATCGTGGAATAAGCTAAACTTCTCTTAATATCTCTTTGAGCAAGAGCTAAGGTAGCTCCTAATAGTACCGTTATTACACCTATCAAAGATATgatattcattatgtaaggtatggctatgaaaagaggaagaagccgagcTACAAGAAAAATTCCTGCGGCTACCATAGTAGCCGCATGTATCAGAGCCGAAATAGGAGTGGGTCCCTCCATAGCATCAGGTAACCATACATGAAGTGGGAATTGCGCAGATTTAGCAACTGCACCGAGGAATAATAAGAAGGCACAAAGCGTAGCAAATGAGGAATTCATCTCATTGTTATTAATGATCGAATCATTGAATATTTCGAATAAATCCTGAAATTCGAAACTAcctgttattaaataaaaacctAGGATTCCTAATAATAAACCAAAATCCCCCACACGATTGGTCACAAACGCTTTTTGACAGGCATTTGCTGCAATTGGTCGGGTAAACCAAAAACCTATTAACAGATAGGAACACATTCCCACTAGttcccaaaaaatatggatttgtaTCAAATTGGGACTAGTAACTAATCCCAGCATCGCTGTATTGAAAAAACtcatataagcaaaaaatctcaaatatcctCGGTCATGAGACATATAATTATCACTATAGATAAGAACCAGGATTCCAACAGTAGTGATTAATATCGACATAATAGAAGTAAGTGGATCAATCAAGTAGCCGAATTCTAAGGAAAAATCACTAGTGATGCTCCAAGACcatagatattcataaattGAGCTACCATTGATTTGCTGGATCGCCAGCTTAGTGGAAAAGACCATAACTATACTTAACAATAAAACAGCGGGAAAAGCCCATATACGACGAATATTTTTGTTGCTGTCGGATTAAGCAGGAGTTCCAATCCTATTAACATAGTAACTAGAAGCGGAACGAAAGGTATAATCCATGCATATTGATATGTGCGTTCCATaaccataataataaaattaaatcaaacctttttcctctattttcttctaattaattatattaattattgttcccaattcacattcatcaccagttcttatttatttttttttaacacaaaccaaaataaggatacgaaaagaatattctttttattAATCTCGCTCTTCCTCGACTATTTAAAATTTGACCCAAGGAGTTACAATTGAATTGGTCAAATGATataattaagcaaattattgctTAATACTAGGGTGAAGTAATTATTAGCTTTTGATATGGATCATGAGATCCGCAAATAACTCAACCCAACAAGATCTTTTATCCAAAATCATtaactaatttaaatttaatttgaaactgATTGATTGGCTTCCACCAGAACTTGTGGGAAATTCTATGATACTTGTAACCTCCCATATGGGTGAAGTAAGAAGGTGAAGTAAGAGGTTACTTAAATTGCCTTAATCAAGTTCAAGTAATGTTCAAGTAATGGATCATTGAACAAAAGTATTATTCGAATCGTGGGGCGCTATGCTTTAATGGGATCAATTGGTAgagaaaatcttattgttttatCTCATGTAGGTAATTAATTTCTGGTTATTGTTATTAAATGTATTACGACGGTAGGTATATGTAGGTTATATATATGGTCTATTTGAAATAGACTGAGATAGGAATTgtaaccttttattttatttatttttcttttatattatttatctgcgggggtcgatttcatcggtagttgataccatcgatcctaatgaatggagatatgaaacaattagtacaattttctttcttctgagattttcattgtatgcaataataatgataatgaatacttcaaaaagagaaaaaagataactatttttttctatgagagTTATACCTAGCGAATcgaatctcctttctttttattctccaaCTTGAGTTTGAGTCCCTAGCAATAATTTAGTTTAGTCCCTATTATATGCTATATGCGCATATTTGTATGTTATGAAGAAAATCTATAAACTAAATAATAGATATATGAATAGAAAGAATTAATGATCTATTTTGAACAATACATGtctttcacattcaacttagaaaagttcatttttgcaTGGCGGTTCCAAAAAAACGTACTTCTAtatcaaaaaagcatattcgtagaaatttttggaagagaaaggaTATTGGGCAGCggtaaaagctttttctttagctAAATCCATTTCTACCGGTTattcaaaaggtttttttgtacgacaaaaaaaatgaaataaaaaaagcaaagaataaataataatgtgatAAGAAACCCTTCAAATGATCTAAATCAACATCAATCAATGATTGGATAAATTAATGATTCTGTATCATATATTGGGCCCTCAAAATGGCACTATTTGTGTTTTAAAGGGCGTTATTAGACGCAAGATACAAGGTTCAATATAGTGAATAGAgtgcatttttatatgatttgcgAGATGGGGATTGCCATTTTCCCCATCGATTCACTATTTTCCCCATCGATTCACTATTACTAAGCTTTAAGGTAAGCTAGTAACAATTATGGAACCTTCAAATATTGACTTGAATGGCTATTCttcgattgattcaataatcATCTATTGCAATTGCATTGAACCTCTCAATATCGACGATTGAATATGCATGAGTTAGTATTACTTCGAACAAGCCGCCATGGTGAAATCGGTAGACACGCTGTTCTTAGGAAGCAGTGCTAGAGCATCTCGGTTCGAGTCCGAGTGGCGGCattctctaaaacaaaaaaggacacAACGGATCCTTTAATTCGATACCATATTTACATTCGGTAATTAAGGAAGggttccctttttttataactataaaaacaaaaaatgattgtttatgatatttgcaactttagaacatatattaactcacaTATCTTTTTCGATCATTTCAATTGTGATTCCTACTCATCTGATGACCTTGGTCTATGAAATTGTAGGACTATGTGATTCGTCAGAAAAAGGCATGATAGCTACTTTTTCTGTATAACAGGATTATTAGTTACTCGTTGGATTTATTCGGGACATGTACCATTAAGTGATCTatatgaatcattaatgttCCTTTCATGGAGTTTCTCCCTTATTCATATAGTTCCATATTTTAGAAACTATAAgaattttttcagtaaaataacCGCCCCAAGCGCTATTTTAACCCAAGGCTTTGCCACTTCGGGTCTTTTAACTAAAATGCATCAATCCGCAATATTAGTGCCTGCTCTCCAATCCCGTTGGTTAATGATGCACGTAAGTATGATGTTGTTGAGCTATGCAGCTCTTTTATGTGGATCATTATTATCCATAACTCTCCTGGTCATTACGTTTAGAAGAAAGATAGATATTTTCGGTAAAACCAATCATTTAttaattagttcattttcttttgatgagaCCCAATACGTGAATTTTTCGTTTAGAAATTATCACAGGTATCAATTGACTCAGCGATTGGATTCTTGGAGTTATCGTGTCATTGGCTTGGGTTTTACCCTTTTAACTATAGGTATTCTTTCAGGAGCAGTATGGGCTAATGAGGCATGGGATCTTATTGGAATTGGGACCCCAAAGAAACCTGGGCATTTATTACTTGGACCGTATTCGCGATTTATTTACATActagaacaaataaaagtttgcAAGGTGCAAATTCAGCAATTGTGGCTTCTATGGGATTTCTTATAATTTGGATCTGCTATTTTGGGGTCAATCTATTAGGAAGAGGGCTACATAGTTATGGTTCATTCACATTAAACatctaattgaagaaaaaaactgcagaatACATAGAAAGATTGTACACATACCCTTTCATTCTCATATACCCCTCTCATATACCATAATATTATTAAccataatattattatctcatttatacattatatgtataaggtgaaagatatatatgtaatcagaaatatctgtagttaaataataaaaactacagatatttctgattacaatttccttcatttaattgcatttttgacttgatagaaggaaaaatcttcttttccttttgattggtcTAGCCAACGATTGATTTGTTTGTAAACAGCAGTGCAGGATTATTGGATTGGATCTTCTGTGCTGcccataaccataaaaaaatccatccatgaaagctacCCATGAAAGTAATTAGATAGAATAGTTTCTACCTTGTCAACTGATAGTGAAAGAACGAAATCTGGATAAATACCAATACCTATTATAGGTAAAAGGATACacatcaaaataaagatttctcGTGGTCCAGAATCCACAAAGTGAGACTTGGGAACATTGAATAACCTGTATCCATAGAACATCTGGCGTGACATAGATAATGAATAAATAGGAGTTAATATCATTCCAATTGCCATTACAAAAGTAATTAGTATTTTTGACATTACAAGGTATTTTGGGCTAGTAATTATtcccaaaaatatcacaaattctGCAACAAAACCACTCATTCCTGGTAATGCGAGAGAAGCCATTGAGAAGCTACTGAACATCGTAAAGATTCTTGGCATTAGTATAGCTATTCCCCCCATTTCGTTAAGATAACGAAGACGTATTCTATCATAACTTGTTCCTGCCAGGAAAAAAAGTGCAGCACCAATAAATCCATGAGAGATGATTTGTAAAATAGCTCCATTGAGTCCCGCATCGGTTATAGAACTAATTCCTATTATTATGAAACCCATATGAGATACGGAAGAATAGgctattctcttttttaaattgcGTTGACCAAGAGAAGTTAAAGCTGCATAGATTATTTGAATAGTCCCTACTATCATCAACCAAGGAGAAAATATGGAATGGGCGTGGGGTAATAATTCCATATTGACCCGAACCAACCCGTATGCTCCCATTTTTAATAAGATTCCAGCTAGAAGCATACATGTACTGTAATGCGCCTCTCCATGGGTATCTGGCAACCATGTATGTAAAGGTATGATCGGTGATTTGACAGCATAAGCAATAAGGAaacccaaataaaatattatttccaaTGCCACGGGATACGATTGATTAgctaatgtttcaaaatttaatgttgGTTCATTGGAACCATATAAACCCATACCTAGAACTcccattaagagaaaaatggaacctCCTGCAGTGTACAAAATGAACTTTGTAGCTGAGTACAGACGTTTCTTTCCTCCCCACATGGATAAAAGTAGGTAAACAGGAATTAATTCTAATTCccacatgatgaaaaaaagtaagagGTCTCGAGAAGAAAATGATCCTATTTGACCACTGTACATTGCTAACATCAGGAAATGGAACAATCGCGAATTTCGGGTAACTGGCCAAGCCGCTGAAGTAGCTAAAGTAGTGATAAATCCTGTCAATAAAATGGGTCCTATAGAAAGTCCGTCGATTCCGAGTCTCCAgtgaaaatcaaaaatatttatccaGTTAAAGTCTTCTTCCAATTGGATTAATGGATCGTCCAATTTAAAATGATAACAGAATACGTAGGTCGTTAGAAGGAGTTCAAATAAGCAGATACAGATAGTATACCATCGAACTACCTTATTTCCTCTATGAGGGAAAAGAGCAATTAAGGAACCCGCGGATATGGGCAAAACAACAATGATTGTTAACCAATAAAAATCACTCATAGTAAAGACAAAATACACTTTGATTTGACCAGAAAAACCCGCGctcggatttttttatttatcgagTACGGGTTTTTGTCGgtaaagaggaatcaaatggaTTCAAGGGGAGTTTTTTGTAACGTATTAATAAGCTAGACCCATGCTACGGGTTGTCTCATGCCATAAATAAACCCGTATACTTAAGAAATCCGTTGGACAAGCAGATTCACATCTCTTACAACCTACACAGTCCTCCGTTCTTGGTGCGGAAGCAATTTGCTTAGCTTTACATCCGTCCCAGGGTATCATTTCCAGGACATCTGTAGGACACGCTCGTACGCATTGGGTACACCCTATACATGTATCATAAATCTTTACTGAGTGTGACATtagatctattaattttttttggaacgtcATAAATTTTCGGTCTGGTAGCTTTAgtaaatgattaaatattttggCACCAGACGAATCGGTGATTAGACCATAAAGTTTTGTTAGAAATCTATTTCTGATCTGTTCATGAGATAGGCCCAAGATACTTTGATCTCttatctttcatcaaacatggtcatATCAGTCAATACACGTTTTGCTaatctataaatgaattatagttatatataataaagaaagaaaacgtaTAAAATTTATTGTACTCTTATTCCTAATCCATGCTTATGATCCATTGATCCATAACGTGAGTCGAGTGTCTATTTACTTCTACAGAGTGACATAACGtatatgtctttatatattttatttgagtaaAGGTTCCGACTACcgactatttttatttattcaataaatttgattgattgatacgAGTTGATTTTCTGTTACGATAGATCGAAGAAACAATAGCTGGTCCAATAGCTGCTTCGGCGGCTGCAATAGCGATAACAAAGATCGAGAAAACGTCTCCCTTTAATTGGCGACtatcaaataaatcagaaaatgttaTGAGATTCATATTAACAGCATTCAGTATAAGTTCAAGACACATAAGTGCTCTAACCATGTTTCGACTTGTGATCAATCCATAGATaccaatagaaaataaataggcACTCAAAACAAGTACATGCTCGAGCATCATTGACCAACTCCTCGTCAATCTCGATTCATTTCAATATAAACAACAATTCAACTGATTCGATTAATTAAATGAGAAGATTCTACTGAATCTAATTCAATTATCaatccatataatatatataagaaatacagTACCAAAAAAGACACTGAAATGGGTCGTCGAACtaacaaaaactttgaaatatgtctcatgaacaatattcCAATTTAGGGTGGACAGATAGATGCGATAACAATTACACGGaggttgctttattttatttggttggtttgttaTTTCCAATTCTAAGTATCTATTCCCGGCGAGCCATAGCAATTGCGCCCACTAAGGAAACTAAAAGGATTATAGAAATCAGttcaaatggaagataaaaatCTGTTGATAAATGAATCCCAATCTGTTGAACATTACTTGTCAGTCCTGTTCTATGATCTGGTTTGATCTTGTAGTCCAAATAATCCCGTACCATGACGTGTTTGGGATAGTAgcaattagtgaaaaaaaaatacttgtacaAACTAGCGAAGTGAATCCATCTCCGACagtccaaaaatgaaaagaattgtaatattctgaaccattcataaacatcacagCAAATAAGATTAAGACATTTATGGCTCCCACGTAAATAAGTAGCTGCGCAGCAGCTACAAAATAAGAGTTCGatggaatataaaataaagatataCAAACAAGAACCAATCCCAAGGAAAAGGCAGAATAAATTGGATTGGTAAGTAATACCACTCCTAGACCTCCTACTATAAGACCTGATCCCAGAGATACtaaaagaatatcatgtattGGCGCAGgtaaatccattatgtgttaaATAAGCGATAAATAAGTCAAAATATCTCATGATCTTACTGGTCGGGAAAAAGTGGGTTACCCTTTTTTATATCTAATAGTTCTTACCCCAGCGTGGTGTGGGTTTATGTAGATTGAGTTAATCAATTGAACGGGCCAATCTTGCTTTTGTCTTTAGTCGAAACAGAGTtcgtaatttcatatttttaattaaacaaataagggCTATGGCTATAatggctatatatatttatatattcaaaaagtAGTTATAATCCTCACAAATCTAGTTATTCTTTGTCTGACATGAAAGAAACTTACCTACTTTTGATCAAAACTtagtcttatttttaatttaattggtaaTCGTTCTTGAATCAAGGGGTTTCtccatagatatttttattggaGTTGAGTTCATAATTGTTCGAACTGTGTAATCTCCAATTACAGACATTGGTAACCGACCCAAAGCAATTTGATTATAATTTAATTCGTGACGATCGTAGGTGGAAAGTTCATATTCTTCAGTCATTGATAAACAGTTTGTGGGGCAATACTCCACGCAATTACCACAAAATATACAGATTCCGAAATCAATACTATAATTAAGCAATCGTTTCTTTCTAATATCTGTTTCTAATCGCCAATCAACAACAGGTAGATCTATCGGACATACGCGAACACATActtcacaagcaatgcatttatcaaattcaaagtggATTCGCCCACGGAAACGCTCTGATGTGATCGATTTTTCATAAGGATATTGAATAGTTACAGGTAAACGATTTGCGTGAGATAAGGTAATCATGAAACTTTGACCAATGTATCTTGCAGCTCGTACTGTCTGTTGACCATAATTCATGAACCCAGTCACCATAGGAAACATATATCGTGAATATCCATGAAtaatttgatgtttctttctcttgcttgagaGAGGATAAGAATCTGGAATATCCTATTCTGTTATAGCGAAACAAGTTGGGAAGAAGTTGtcaataatagattaccgagaGCAATAGGTAAAAGAGATTTCCACCCAAGATTTAATAGTTGATCCATTCTCAGCCTAGGTAAAGTCCATCTTGTTGAGATAGGAATGAACAGGAACAAATAAGCTTTAGCTAATGTAATGAGGAGACTAATTGTTGTTCCAAAGACTtcactagttttatttattCGAAAAGTTCAGTAATTGGTATATATGGAATAGGAAGATTCCACCCTCCCAAGTACAGAACTGTTACGAATAATGAAGAAACTAGTAAATTGAGGTAagaagcaacataaaataaaccaaatttgatacctGAATATTCAGTTTGATAACCTGCTACTAATTCCTCCTCGGCTTCCGGTAAATCAAAGGGCAATCTCTCGCATTCTGCTagtgaagaaattataaaaactatGAACCCTATAGGTTGACGCCAAAGATTCCACCCCCAAAAACCATATTTGACTGCGCCTCAACTATATCAACCGTACTTGAACTGTTAGATAATCATAGTCGATGATAACATCACTGTTCCCATCTCTATTccagaaccgtacatgagacCTCAGCTTCATACGGCTCCTCAATGGTCACGAATAAATCTAAGGTATGCTTCGGTATTACATCGGCATaccataggaaaaaagaaagatgaatcaaaatgctcataagTGAACTAGACCAGTGGGATTCTGTCCGCGAtaagataataacaaataaaaagtacacTTCTGAATCCATCTCATCCTTTATTCTTTTTGCTGAGTTTCTTGTTCAGTAATAACTTAACTCGATCTTTCCATAAGATACAATAAATAGTCAATCCATTTTTCCTtcctgttcttctcttctttctcagaa
Coding sequences within:
- the LOC126409643 gene encoding NAD(P)H-quinone oxidoreductase subunit 5, chloroplastic-like; the protein is MVFSTKLAIQQINGSSIYEYLWSWSITSDFSLEFGYLIDPLTSIMSILITTVGILVLIYSDNYMSHDRGYLRFFAYMSFFNTAMLGLVTSPNLIQIHIFWELVGMCSYLLIGFWFTRPIAANACQKAFVTNRVGDFGLLLGILGFYLITGSFEFQDLFEIFNDSIINNNEMNSSFATLCAFLLFLGAVAKSAQFPLHVWLPDAMEGPTPISALIHAATMVAAGIFLVARLLPLFIAIPYIMNIISLIGVITVLLGATLALAQRDIKRSLAYSTMSQLGYIMLALGIGSYRAALFHLITHAYSKALLFLGSGSIIHSMEPIIGYSPTKSQNMVLMGGLTKYMPITKQLFF
- the LOC126409645 gene encoding NAD(P)H-quinone oxidoreductase chain 4, chloroplastic-like, which gives rise to MSDFYWLTIIVVLPISAGSLIALFPHRGNKVVRWYTICICLFELLLTTYVFCYHFKLDDPLIQLEEDFNWINIFDFHWRLGIDGLSIGPILLTGFITTLATSAAWPVTRNSRLFHFLMLAMYSGQIGSFSSRDLLLFFIMWELELIPVYLLLSMWGGKKRLYSATKFILYTAGGSIFLLMGVLGMGLYGSNEPTLNFETLANQSYPVALEIIFYLGFLIAYAVKSPIIPLHTWLPDTHGEAHYSTCMLLAGILLKMGAYGLVRVNMELLPHAHSIFSPWLMIVGTIQIIYAALTSLGQRNLKKRIAYSSVSHMGFIIIGISSITDAGLNGAILQIISHGFIGAALFFLAGTSYDRIRLRYLNEMGGIAILMPRIFTMFSSFSMASLALPGMSGFVAEFVIFLGIITSPKYLVMSKILITFVMAIGMILTPIYSLSMSRQMFYGYRLFNVPKSHFVDSGPREIFILMCILLPIIGIGIYPDFVLSLSVDKVETILSNYFHG